One window of Burkholderia thailandensis E264 genomic DNA carries:
- the aruF gene encoding arginine/ornithine succinyltransferase subunit alpha yields MLFVRPGRLADLDALAQMARTAQPVLHSLPHDRAALEARVALSEDSFRAEVDFPGEEFYLFVLEDSATGKLLGTASIVAAAGYSEPFYAFRNDALIHASRELHVNRKIHALTMSHELTGKSRLAGFYVDPSLRGDAAAHLISRARMMYIAANRNRFTPEVFSLLLGVTDETGASPFWEAVGRKFFGRDFAAVEIESGGRSRTFIAEVMPTYPLYVPLLPEAAQRVLGEPNEHALLAYDIHLEEGFEPDRYVDIFDAGPVLTAQVDRTACVTKHADRTVREAARAHGGTTYLLSSGRGDAFRCVLADLPDDSADAPLSADARAALGVADGDTVRCVPLHQRDGQPTGQPGDAA; encoded by the coding sequence ATGCTCTTCGTACGCCCCGGCAGACTCGCCGATCTCGACGCGCTCGCGCAGATGGCGCGCACCGCGCAACCCGTGCTGCACTCGCTGCCGCACGACCGCGCGGCGCTCGAAGCGCGCGTCGCGCTTTCCGAGGACTCGTTTCGCGCGGAAGTCGACTTCCCCGGCGAGGAGTTCTATCTGTTCGTGCTGGAGGACAGCGCGACGGGCAAGCTGCTCGGCACCGCGAGCATCGTTGCCGCGGCCGGCTACTCGGAGCCGTTCTACGCGTTTCGCAACGATGCGCTGATCCACGCGTCGCGCGAGCTGCACGTGAACCGCAAGATCCACGCGCTCACGATGTCGCACGAACTGACGGGCAAGAGCCGGCTCGCCGGTTTCTACGTCGATCCGTCGCTGCGCGGCGACGCCGCCGCGCACCTGATCTCGCGCGCACGGATGATGTACATCGCGGCGAACCGCAACCGCTTCACGCCCGAGGTGTTCTCGCTGCTGCTCGGCGTCACCGACGAGACGGGCGCGTCGCCGTTCTGGGAAGCGGTCGGCCGCAAGTTCTTCGGGCGCGACTTCGCTGCGGTCGAGATCGAGTCGGGCGGCCGCAGCCGCACGTTCATCGCCGAAGTGATGCCGACCTATCCGCTTTACGTGCCGCTTCTGCCCGAAGCCGCGCAACGCGTGCTCGGCGAGCCGAACGAGCATGCGCTCCTCGCGTACGACATCCACCTCGAAGAGGGCTTCGAGCCGGACCGCTACGTCGACATTTTCGACGCCGGCCCCGTGCTGACCGCGCAGGTCGATCGCACCGCGTGCGTGACGAAGCACGCCGATCGCACGGTGCGCGAGGCGGCGCGCGCGCACGGCGGCACCACGTATCTGCTGTCGAGCGGGCGCGGCGACGCGTTTCGCTGCGTGCTCGCGGACCTGCCCGACGACAGCGCTGACGCGCCGCTGTCCGCCGACGCGCGCGCGGCGCTCGGCGTCGCCGACGGCGACACGGTGCGCTGCGTGCCGCTGCATCAGCGCGACGGCCAACCGACGGGCCAACCAGGAGACGCAGCATGA
- a CDS encoding GlxA family transcriptional regulator: MSVNRPASSARTIQVAIVALPPVSMSGVGPIVDALNLANEIDGRLLYRWQVCSWDGRAVPLAGGAQWHADAAFNDAIVCDWLIVISERFQQFADYRLFLASLARVGQRTPLVTGIHHGVWWLAMAGQLSGYRVSVNWETYQQFAEQFERSIVTQQIFEIDRDRATCAGGQASVDFMLAMIGRDQGPELAERIADALGTGPLRSGEARQRIPFVTAPGERHPRLNDALLLMEANIEDPLTTDEIAGLVGVSRRQLERLFRQYLGAMPSKYYLNLRLLKARTQLQRTSKSVVQVSLACGFSSAAHFSNAYRERFGVTPREDRRAWLEKQHGGVEPPRAGAMVERPSGRE; encoded by the coding sequence ATGTCCGTGAATCGTCCAGCGAGTTCAGCCCGCACGATACAGGTGGCGATCGTCGCGCTGCCGCCCGTGTCGATGTCGGGTGTCGGGCCGATCGTCGACGCGCTGAATCTCGCGAACGAGATCGACGGGCGTTTGCTGTACCGCTGGCAGGTGTGCTCATGGGACGGCCGCGCGGTGCCGCTCGCGGGCGGTGCGCAATGGCATGCCGACGCCGCGTTCAACGACGCGATCGTCTGTGATTGGCTGATCGTCATTAGCGAGCGGTTCCAGCAGTTCGCCGACTACAGGCTCTTTCTCGCGAGTCTCGCGCGGGTTGGCCAGCGCACGCCGCTCGTGACGGGCATCCATCACGGCGTGTGGTGGCTTGCGATGGCGGGGCAGCTGTCGGGCTACCGGGTCAGCGTGAACTGGGAGACGTACCAGCAGTTCGCCGAGCAGTTCGAGCGCTCGATCGTCACGCAGCAGATCTTCGAGATCGACCGCGATCGCGCGACGTGCGCGGGCGGCCAGGCGAGCGTCGACTTCATGCTGGCGATGATCGGCCGCGACCAGGGGCCCGAACTCGCGGAGCGGATTGCCGACGCGCTCGGCACGGGGCCGCTCAGAAGCGGCGAGGCGCGCCAGCGGATTCCGTTCGTGACGGCGCCGGGCGAGCGGCACCCGCGGTTGAACGATGCGTTGCTGCTGATGGAGGCGAATATCGAGGATCCGTTGACGACCGACGAGATCGCGGGGCTCGTGGGCGTGTCGCGCAGGCAGCTCGAGCGGCTTTTCAGGCAGTATCTCGGCGCGATGCCGTCGAAGTACTACCTCAATTTGCGGCTCCTGAAGGCGCGCACGCAGTTGCAGCGCACGAGCAAATCGGTCGTGCAGGTCAGTCTCGCGTGCGGGTTTTCTTCCGCCGCTCATTTTTCCAATGCCTATCGGGAGCGGTTCGGCGTCACGCCGCGCGAGGATCGGCGGGCCTGGCTCGAGAAGCAGCATGGGGGCGTCGAGCCGCCTCGGGCGGGGGCGATGGTCGAGCGGCCCTCCGGGCGGGAATGA
- the astB gene encoding N-succinylarginine dihydrolase, with protein MNAKEANFDGLVGPTHNYAGLSFGNVASLSNEKSDANPKAAAKQGLRKMKQLADLGFAQGVLPPQERPSLRLLRELGFSGKDADVIAKAAKQAPEMLAAASSASAMWTANAATVSPSADTSDGRVHFTPANLCSKLHRAIEHESTRRTLAAIFADEARFAVHDALPGTPALGDEGAANHTRFCSEYGAPGVEFFVYGRAEYRRGPEPTRFPARQTFEASRAVAQRHGLREEATIYAQQSPDVIDAGVFHNDVIAVGNRDTLFCHERAFVDKQAVYDALTASLGALGARLNVIEVPERAVSVADAVGSYLFNSQLLTREDGRQLLVVPQECRENANVSAYLDALAAGNGPIRDVRVFDLRESMKNGGGPACLRLRVVLNDAERAAVKPNVWIGDALFASLDAWIDKHYRDRLSPADLADPALLEESRTALDELTQILGLGSLYDFQR; from the coding sequence ATGAACGCTAAAGAAGCCAATTTCGACGGGCTCGTCGGCCCGACCCATAACTATGCGGGGCTGTCGTTCGGCAACGTCGCGTCGCTGTCGAACGAGAAGTCCGATGCGAACCCGAAGGCGGCGGCGAAGCAGGGGCTGCGCAAGATGAAGCAGCTTGCCGACCTCGGCTTCGCGCAGGGCGTGCTGCCGCCGCAGGAGCGGCCGTCGCTGCGCCTGTTGCGCGAGCTCGGCTTCTCCGGCAAGGACGCCGACGTGATCGCGAAAGCGGCGAAGCAGGCGCCCGAGATGCTTGCCGCCGCGAGCTCCGCATCGGCGATGTGGACCGCGAACGCGGCGACGGTGAGCCCGTCCGCCGACACGAGCGACGGCCGCGTGCACTTCACGCCGGCGAACCTGTGCAGCAAGCTGCATCGCGCGATCGAGCACGAATCGACGCGCCGCACGCTTGCCGCGATCTTCGCGGACGAAGCGCGCTTCGCGGTGCACGACGCGCTGCCCGGCACGCCCGCGCTCGGCGACGAGGGCGCCGCGAACCATACGCGCTTTTGTTCGGAGTACGGCGCGCCCGGCGTCGAGTTCTTCGTGTACGGCCGCGCCGAATACCGTCGCGGGCCGGAGCCGACGCGCTTTCCGGCGCGCCAGACGTTCGAGGCGAGCCGCGCGGTCGCGCAGCGCCACGGCCTGCGCGAGGAGGCGACGATCTACGCGCAGCAGAGCCCGGACGTGATCGACGCGGGCGTGTTCCACAACGACGTGATCGCGGTGGGCAACCGAGACACGCTGTTTTGCCACGAGCGCGCGTTCGTCGACAAGCAGGCCGTGTACGACGCGCTCACCGCGTCGCTCGGGGCGCTCGGCGCGCGACTGAACGTGATCGAGGTGCCGGAGCGCGCGGTGAGCGTCGCCGACGCGGTGGGCTCGTATCTGTTCAACAGCCAGTTGCTCACGCGCGAAGACGGCCGGCAACTGCTCGTCGTGCCGCAGGAATGCCGCGAGAACGCGAACGTGTCCGCGTATCTCGACGCGCTCGCCGCCGGCAACGGGCCGATTCGCGACGTGCGCGTGTTCGATCTGCGCGAGAGCATGAAGAACGGCGGCGGACCTGCTTGCCTGCGGCTGCGCGTCGTGCTGAACGATGCCGAGCGCGCGGCGGTGAAGCCGAACGTGTGGATCGGCGACGCGTTGTTCGCTTCGCTCGACGCATGGATCGACAAGCACTACCGCGACCGGCTGTCACCCGCCGATCTCGCCGATCCCGCGCTGCTCGAGGAATCGCGCACCGCGCTCGACGAACTGACGCAGATCCTCGGCCTCGGCTCGCTCTATGATTTCCAGCGCTGA
- the astD gene encoding succinylglutamate-semialdehyde dehydrogenase has translation MTELFIDGAWVDGAGPVFASRNPGTNERVWEGASASADDVERAVASARRAFAAWSALDLDARCTIVKRFAALLVERKEALATMIGRETGKPLWEARTEVASMAAKVDISITAYHERTGEKRAPMADGVAVLRHRPHGVVAVFGPYNFPGHLPNGHIVPALIAGNTVVFKPSELAPGVARATVEIWRDAGLPAGVLNLVQGEKDTGVALANHRQIDGLFFTGSSDTGTLLHKQFGGRPEIVLALEMGGNNPLVVAEVEDIDAAVHHAIQSAFLSAGQRCTCARRILVPRGAFGDRFVARLADVASKITASVFDADPQPFMGAVISARAASRLVAAQARLVGLGASPIIEMKQRDPALGFVNAAILDVTNVRELPDEEHFGPLAQIVRYTDLDDAIARANDTAFGLSAGLLADDEQAWHTFRRAIRAGIVNWNRPTNGASSAAPFGGAGRSGNHRPSAYYAADYCAYPMASVESAQLQMPASLSPGLHF, from the coding sequence ATGACTGAACTCTTCATCGACGGCGCCTGGGTTGACGGCGCGGGCCCCGTCTTCGCTTCGCGCAACCCCGGCACGAACGAGCGCGTGTGGGAAGGCGCGAGCGCGTCGGCGGACGACGTCGAGCGCGCGGTCGCGAGCGCGCGGCGCGCGTTCGCCGCGTGGTCCGCGCTCGATCTCGACGCGCGCTGCACGATCGTCAAGCGCTTCGCCGCGCTTCTCGTCGAGCGCAAGGAAGCGCTCGCGACGATGATCGGCCGCGAGACCGGCAAGCCGCTGTGGGAAGCGCGCACCGAGGTCGCTTCGATGGCCGCGAAGGTCGACATCTCGATCACCGCGTATCACGAGCGCACCGGCGAGAAGCGCGCGCCGATGGCCGACGGCGTCGCGGTGCTGCGGCATCGTCCGCACGGCGTCGTCGCGGTGTTCGGCCCGTACAACTTCCCGGGCCATCTGCCGAACGGGCACATCGTGCCCGCGCTCATCGCGGGCAACACCGTCGTGTTCAAGCCGTCGGAGCTCGCGCCCGGCGTCGCGCGGGCCACCGTCGAGATCTGGCGCGACGCGGGGCTGCCCGCGGGCGTGCTCAATCTCGTGCAGGGCGAGAAGGACACGGGCGTCGCGCTCGCGAACCATCGGCAGATCGACGGTCTCTTCTTCACCGGCAGCTCGGACACGGGCACGCTGCTGCACAAGCAGTTCGGCGGCCGGCCCGAGATCGTGCTCGCGCTCGAGATGGGCGGCAACAATCCGCTCGTCGTCGCCGAGGTCGAGGATATCGACGCGGCCGTGCATCACGCGATCCAGTCGGCGTTCCTGTCGGCGGGGCAGCGCTGCACGTGCGCGCGCCGCATCCTCGTGCCGCGCGGCGCGTTCGGCGACCGCTTCGTCGCGCGCCTGGCCGACGTCGCGTCGAAGATCACGGCCAGCGTCTTCGACGCCGATCCGCAGCCGTTCATGGGCGCGGTGATCTCCGCGCGCGCGGCGTCGCGCCTCGTCGCCGCGCAGGCGAGGCTGGTCGGACTGGGCGCTTCGCCCATCATCGAGATGAAGCAGCGCGATCCGGCGCTCGGCTTCGTCAACGCGGCGATCCTCGATGTGACGAACGTGCGCGAACTGCCGGACGAGGAGCACTTCGGCCCGCTCGCGCAGATCGTTCGCTACACCGATCTCGACGACGCGATCGCGCGCGCGAACGACACCGCGTTCGGCCTGTCGGCGGGGCTGCTCGCCGACGACGAACAAGCCTGGCACACGTTCCGCCGCGCGATTCGCGCGGGCATCGTGAACTGGAACCGGCCGACCAACGGCGCGTCGTCGGCCGCGCCGTTCGGCGGCGCGGGCCGCTCCGGCAACCATCGCCCGAGCGCGTACTACGCGGCCGATTACTGCGCGTATCCGATGGCGTCGGTCGAGAGCGCGCAATTGCAGATGCCCGCGAGCCTGTCGCCGGGCCTTCATTTCTGA
- a CDS encoding ABC transporter permease yields the protein MIEILQEFGRAFLYWDGQRMSGLAVTLWLLVASLGFGFVCAVPLAVARVSKNRWLSTPVRFYTYVFRGTPLYVQLLLIYTGMYSLAFVRDHAFLDTFFRSGMNCAILAFALNTCAYTTEIFAGAIRAIAHGEVEAARAYGMSPFTMYRRVILPSSLRRALPLYSNEVILMLHATTVAFTATVPDILKVARDANSATYMAFQSFGIAALIYLAVSFALVAAFRRAERHWLAYLAAGRH from the coding sequence ATGATCGAGATCCTGCAGGAATTCGGGCGCGCGTTCTTGTATTGGGACGGCCAGCGCATGTCGGGGCTCGCCGTCACGCTGTGGCTGCTCGTCGCGTCGCTCGGCTTCGGTTTCGTCTGCGCGGTGCCGCTCGCGGTCGCGCGGGTGTCGAAGAACCGCTGGCTGTCGACGCCCGTGCGCTTCTACACGTACGTGTTCCGCGGCACGCCGCTCTATGTGCAACTGCTGCTCATCTACACGGGGATGTACAGCCTTGCGTTCGTTCGCGATCACGCGTTCCTCGACACGTTCTTCAGGAGCGGCATGAACTGCGCGATTCTCGCGTTCGCGCTGAACACCTGCGCGTACACGACCGAGATCTTCGCGGGCGCGATCCGCGCGATTGCGCACGGCGAGGTGGAGGCGGCGCGCGCGTACGGGATGAGCCCGTTCACGATGTATCGCCGGGTGATCCTGCCGTCGTCGCTGCGCCGCGCATTGCCGCTCTACAGCAACGAAGTGATCCTGATGCTGCACGCGACGACGGTCGCGTTCACGGCGACCGTGCCCGACATCCTGAAGGTCGCGCGCGACGCGAATTCGGCGACGTACATGGCGTTCCAGTCGTTCGGAATCGCCGCGCTGATCTATCTTGCGGTATCGTTCGCACTCGTCGCGGCCTTTCGTCGGGCCGAGCGCCACTGGCTCGCGTATCTCGCGGCCGGCCGTCATTGA
- a CDS encoding aspartate aminotransferase family protein — MKSPNVSRQTFDEVMVPVFSPAPFVPDRGEGSRVWDTEGRDYVDFAGGIAVTALGHGHPELLKVLDEQSRKLWHIGNGYTNEPVLRLAKRLESLTFADRAFFANSGAEANEAALKLARRVAFERHGADKYEIVSFLQSFHGRTFFTVSVGGQPKYSEGFGPVPEGIKHLPFNDIAAARAAIGPKTCAVIVEPIQGEGGVIPADPAFLKALREACDAHGALLIFDEVQTGVGRTGHFYAYMDTGVTPDILTTAKALGNGFPIGAMLTTEALAAHFKVGVHGTTYGGNPLASAIAEKVVELVSDPALLEGVNERSARLTATLEKINARFKLFKEVRGKGLLIGAELVGALDGRAKDFVSAAAEHGVIMLIAGPNVLRFAPSLVIPLDVLDEGLARFEKAVEQVLAAQAEAASR, encoded by the coding sequence ATGAAGAGCCCGAACGTGTCCCGCCAGACTTTCGACGAAGTGATGGTGCCGGTGTTTTCCCCCGCGCCGTTCGTCCCCGATCGCGGCGAAGGCTCGCGTGTCTGGGACACGGAAGGCCGCGATTATGTCGATTTCGCCGGCGGCATCGCCGTCACCGCGCTCGGCCACGGTCATCCGGAACTCCTCAAGGTGCTCGACGAGCAAAGCCGCAAGCTCTGGCACATCGGCAACGGCTACACGAACGAGCCCGTGCTGCGTCTCGCGAAGCGCCTCGAATCGCTCACGTTCGCCGACCGCGCGTTCTTCGCGAATTCCGGCGCCGAAGCCAACGAGGCCGCCCTCAAGCTCGCGCGCCGCGTCGCGTTCGAACGCCACGGCGCCGACAAGTACGAAATCGTATCGTTCCTCCAGTCGTTCCACGGGCGCACGTTCTTCACCGTCAGCGTCGGCGGCCAGCCGAAGTACTCCGAAGGCTTCGGCCCCGTGCCCGAAGGCATCAAGCATCTGCCGTTCAACGACATCGCCGCCGCCCGAGCCGCGATCGGCCCGAAGACCTGCGCCGTCATCGTCGAGCCGATCCAGGGCGAAGGCGGCGTGATTCCCGCCGATCCCGCCTTCCTCAAGGCGCTGCGCGAAGCGTGCGACGCGCACGGCGCGCTGCTCATCTTCGACGAGGTGCAAACGGGCGTCGGCCGCACCGGCCACTTCTACGCATACATGGACACGGGCGTCACGCCCGACATCCTGACCACCGCGAAGGCACTCGGCAACGGCTTTCCGATCGGCGCGATGCTCACCACCGAAGCGCTCGCCGCGCACTTCAAGGTCGGCGTGCACGGCACGACATACGGCGGCAATCCGCTCGCGTCGGCGATCGCCGAGAAGGTCGTCGAGCTCGTCAGCGATCCCGCGCTGCTCGAAGGCGTCAACGAACGCAGCGCGCGCCTCACGGCCACGCTCGAGAAGATCAACGCGCGCTTCAAGCTCTTCAAGGAAGTTCGCGGCAAGGGCCTGCTGATCGGCGCCGAGCTCGTCGGCGCGCTCGACGGCCGCGCGAAGGATTTCGTGTCGGCTGCGGCCGAGCACGGCGTCATCATGCTGATCGCCGGCCCGAACGTGCTGCGTTTCGCGCCGTCGCTCGTGATTCCGCTCGACGTGCTCGACGAAGGCCTCGCGCGCTTCGAGAAGGCCGTCGAGCAGGTGCTCGCCGCGCAGGCCGAAGCCGCGTCGCGCTGA
- a CDS encoding ABC transporter ATP-binding protein: MAETTTTNAACKLEARDIHKRYGDNEVLKGVSLNAKAGDVISIIGASGSGKSTFLRCINFLERPNAGQIVVDGEAVRTKTDRAGNLEVADHKQLQRIRTKLAMVFQHFNLWAHMNVLENVMEAPVHVLGISKREAEDRAREYLEKVGLAPRVEKQYPSHLSGGQQQRVAIARALAMHPDVMLFDEPTSALDPELVGEVLKVMQKLAEEGRTMIVVTHEMGFARNVSNHVMFLHQGRTEEEGDPAEVLARPQSERLKQFLSGSLK, translated from the coding sequence TTGGCAGAGACCACGACCACGAATGCCGCGTGCAAGCTCGAGGCACGGGACATCCACAAGCGCTACGGCGACAACGAGGTGCTCAAGGGCGTGTCGCTGAACGCGAAGGCGGGCGACGTGATCAGCATCATCGGCGCGAGCGGCTCGGGCAAGAGCACGTTCCTGCGCTGCATCAACTTCCTCGAGCGGCCGAACGCGGGTCAGATCGTCGTCGACGGCGAGGCGGTGCGCACGAAGACCGATCGCGCGGGCAATCTCGAAGTCGCCGATCACAAGCAACTGCAGCGAATCCGCACGAAGCTCGCGATGGTGTTCCAGCACTTCAATCTGTGGGCGCACATGAACGTGCTGGAGAACGTGATGGAAGCGCCGGTGCACGTGCTGGGGATATCGAAGCGCGAGGCGGAGGATCGCGCGCGCGAATATCTGGAAAAAGTGGGCCTGGCGCCGCGCGTGGAGAAGCAATATCCGTCGCACCTGTCGGGCGGGCAGCAGCAGCGCGTCGCGATTGCGCGGGCGCTGGCGATGCACCCGGACGTGATGCTGTTCGACGAGCCGACGTCGGCGCTCGATCCGGAGCTGGTCGGCGAAGTGCTGAAGGTGATGCAGAAGCTCGCGGAGGAAGGCCGGACGATGATCGTCGTCACGCACGAGATGGGCTTCGCGCGCAACGTGTCGAATCATGTGATGTTCCTGCATCAGGGGCGCACCGAGGAAGAGGGCGATCCGGCCGAGGTGCTCGCGCGCCCGCAGAGCGAGCGCCTGAAGCAATTCCTGTCGGGCAGCCTCAAATAA
- the astE gene encoding succinylglutamate desuccinylase, giving the protein MISSADSGRDAAWLDDFLALTLAGGTPPAHAGECAAHAVRWRWLGDGLLQFEPVDATRRMQSVLVSAGVHGDETAPIELLSMLVRDIAHGALPLRCRLLVALGNPGAMRAGERYLDDDLNRLFGGRHAPLATSREAPRAAQLEAAASAFFATAGRARGARWHIDMHTAIRASVFEQFALLPHTGEPPTRTMFEWLGEARIAAVLLHTAKGSTFSHFTAQTCGALACTLELGKVMPFGANDLSRFARADAAVRNLVSGRRDAARAALPRVFTVVDQITKQSDALELFVEKDVPNFTPFAQGTLLARDGDYRYAVRHAQERIVFPNPSVKPGLRAGLLVVETTLDTHAALA; this is encoded by the coding sequence ATGATTTCCAGCGCTGATTCCGGCCGCGACGCCGCCTGGCTCGACGATTTTCTCGCGCTGACGCTCGCGGGCGGCACGCCGCCGGCGCACGCGGGCGAATGCGCGGCGCACGCGGTGCGCTGGCGCTGGCTCGGCGACGGCCTGCTGCAGTTCGAGCCCGTCGACGCGACGCGGCGCATGCAGAGCGTGCTCGTCTCGGCGGGCGTGCACGGCGACGAAACCGCGCCGATCGAGCTGCTGTCGATGCTCGTGCGCGACATCGCGCACGGCGCGCTGCCGCTGCGCTGCCGCCTCCTCGTCGCGCTCGGCAATCCGGGCGCGATGCGCGCGGGCGAGCGCTATCTCGACGACGATCTGAACCGGCTGTTCGGCGGCCGGCACGCGCCGCTCGCGACGAGCCGCGAGGCGCCGCGCGCCGCGCAGCTGGAGGCGGCCGCGTCGGCGTTTTTCGCGACGGCGGGCCGTGCGCGCGGCGCGCGCTGGCACATCGACATGCACACGGCGATCCGCGCCTCGGTGTTCGAGCAGTTCGCGCTGCTGCCGCACACGGGCGAGCCGCCGACGCGCACGATGTTCGAATGGCTCGGCGAGGCGAGGATCGCGGCGGTGCTGCTGCACACCGCGAAGGGCAGCACGTTCTCGCATTTCACCGCACAAACCTGCGGCGCGCTCGCGTGCACGCTCGAGCTCGGCAAGGTGATGCCGTTCGGCGCGAACGATCTGTCGCGCTTCGCGCGGGCCGACGCGGCAGTGCGCAATCTCGTGTCCGGCCGCCGGGACGCGGCGCGCGCGGCGCTGCCGCGCGTGTTCACGGTCGTCGACCAGATCACGAAGCAAAGCGATGCGCTCGAACTGTTCGTCGAGAAGGACGTGCCGAACTTCACGCCGTTCGCGCAGGGCACGCTGCTCGCCCGCGACGGCGATTACCGCTACGCGGTGCGGCACGCGCAAGAGCGCATCGTGTTCCCGAATCCGTCGGTGAAGCCCGGCCTGCGCGCGGGGCTGCTCGTCGTCGAGACGACGCTCGACACGCACGCGGCGCTCGCGTGA
- the astA gene encoding arginine N-succinyltransferase has protein sequence MIVVRVVQTGDVDALVALAQETGPGLTTFKPDRDALAARIERTRRTLDNFATPAEAGYFFVMEDSQSGDIAGVCGIETEVGLAQPFYNYRVSTVVHASQDLGVWTKMSLLNISHDLTGYAEVCSLFLSPRYRTGGFGGLLSRSRFMFIAQFRERFPERICAELRGHFDDDGTSPFWRAVGSHFYQIDFNAADYLSSHGRKSFLAELMPRFPVYVDLLPQDAQDVIGVTHRDTLPARKMLEAEGLRYQNHVDIFDAGPVLECHVSDLRTVRESVVVPVAIGAIAARDDAPRSLVSNTSLADFRVGVAPGLVEDGAFTLSAEDAAALRVSAGDLVRVLPLKPKQG, from the coding sequence ATGATCGTCGTTCGGGTCGTACAAACGGGCGACGTGGACGCGCTCGTCGCGCTCGCGCAGGAAACCGGACCGGGCCTCACCACGTTCAAGCCGGATCGCGACGCGCTCGCCGCGCGCATCGAGCGCACGCGCCGCACGCTCGACAATTTCGCGACGCCCGCCGAAGCCGGCTATTTCTTCGTGATGGAAGATTCGCAGTCGGGCGACATCGCCGGCGTATGCGGGATCGAGACCGAGGTCGGCCTCGCGCAGCCGTTCTACAACTACCGCGTGAGCACGGTCGTCCACGCGAGCCAGGATCTCGGCGTGTGGACGAAGATGTCGCTGCTGAACATCTCGCACGACCTGACGGGCTACGCGGAAGTGTGCTCGCTGTTCCTGAGCCCGCGCTACCGCACGGGCGGCTTCGGCGGCCTCCTGTCGCGCTCGCGCTTCATGTTCATCGCGCAGTTCCGCGAACGCTTTCCGGAGCGCATCTGCGCGGAGTTGCGCGGGCACTTCGACGACGACGGCACGTCGCCGTTCTGGCGCGCGGTCGGTTCGCACTTCTATCAGATCGACTTCAACGCCGCCGATTACCTGAGCTCGCACGGCCGCAAATCGTTCCTCGCGGAGCTGATGCCGCGCTTTCCGGTCTACGTCGACCTGCTGCCGCAGGACGCGCAGGACGTGATCGGCGTCACGCATCGCGACACGCTGCCCGCGCGCAAGATGCTCGAGGCGGAAGGGCTGCGTTATCAGAACCACGTCGACATCTTCGACGCGGGCCCCGTGCTCGAATGCCACGTGTCGGATCTGCGCACGGTGCGCGAGAGCGTCGTCGTGCCGGTCGCGATCGGCGCGATCGCCGCGCGCGACGACGCGCCGCGCTCGCTCGTGTCGAACACGTCGCTTGCCGATTTCCGCGTCGGCGTCGCGCCGGGGCTCGTCGAAGACGGCGCGTTCACGCTGTCGGCCGAGGACGCCGCCGCGCTGCGCGTGAGCGCGGGCGATCTCGTGCGCGTGCTGCCGCTCAAACCCAAACAGGGATAA
- a CDS encoding ABC transporter permease, with protein sequence MFLYGFGPLIWAGTVQTIELSVLSLAAAVLLGLAGAVAKLSRNRVLRAGATAYTTLIRSVPDLVLMLLLFYSIQIWLNQLTDLMNWEQIDIDPFVAGVLTLGFIYGAYFTETFRGAFLAVPRGQLEAGSAYGMSGMRVFARIMFPQMMRFALPGIGNNWQVLVKATALVSIIGLADVVKAAQDAGKSTFNMFFFILVAALVYLAITTASNLVLKQLEKRYSIGVRHAEL encoded by the coding sequence GTGTTTCTATACGGCTTTGGTCCGCTCATCTGGGCGGGCACCGTGCAGACGATCGAGCTGTCGGTGCTGTCGCTCGCGGCGGCGGTGCTGCTCGGCCTCGCCGGTGCAGTCGCGAAGCTCTCGCGCAATCGCGTGTTGCGCGCGGGCGCGACGGCCTACACGACGCTCATCCGCTCGGTGCCCGATCTCGTGCTGATGCTGCTGCTGTTCTACAGCATCCAGATCTGGCTCAACCAGCTCACCGACCTGATGAACTGGGAGCAGATCGACATCGATCCGTTCGTCGCCGGCGTGCTCACGCTGGGGTTCATCTATGGCGCGTATTTCACCGAGACGTTTCGCGGCGCGTTCCTCGCGGTGCCGCGCGGACAGCTCGAGGCGGGCAGCGCGTACGGGATGAGCGGGATGCGCGTGTTCGCGCGGATCATGTTTCCGCAGATGATGCGCTTCGCGCTGCCCGGCATCGGCAACAACTGGCAGGTGCTCGTGAAGGCGACGGCGCTCGTGTCGATCATCGGTCTCGCCGACGTCGTGAAAGCCGCGCAGGACGCGGGCAAAAGCACGTTCAACATGTTCTTCTTCATTCTCGTCGCGGCGCTCGTCTATCTGGCGATCACGACGGCCTCCAATCTCGTGCTCAAGCAGCTCGAGAAGCGTTATTCCATCGGCGTGAGGCACGCGGAACTATGA